Part of the Polyangiaceae bacterium genome, CTGGGAGAGGCTCGATCCGCTGGTGGCGATCGCCGTAGCGCTGAACATCGTGTGGTCGGGCATCCAGCTCATCCGCCGATCCGCGCGGGGCTTGCTGGATGCTTCGCTCGTCCCGAGCGAGCAGGGCGCCGTCCGTCAGGTCCTCGACCGCTACACGGGCCCCGAGGTCCATTTCCACGCGCTCAGAACCCGGCAGGCCGGAGCCCGTCGCTTCGTCTCCATGCACGTCTTGGTGCCGGGCGACTGGACGGTGGACCGCGGTCATCGCCTGCTGGAGCAGATCGAGCGCGACGTCCGCGCCGTCGTCCCGAACGCCAACGTGCTCACTCACCTGGAGTCGCTGGACGATCCACGCTCGTTCGACGACGAAGAGCTCGACCGGCGCGAAGGCTGACTCATGCGCGCTGAGGGCGGCGCAACGGCTTGCTGTTCGCCGGTGAATCGAGGAGCATCGGCTGAGCGGGCCCGCGAGACGAGATGAAGCGCCGAGCTCTGGCCAGTTGCGTGGGGGCGCTGCTCTTGGCAGTCGCGGCGGCGCGCGCGGACGTCTCGCCGCCGCCCCGCGCGAAGATCACGCTCGAGCTCACGGTGGAGGGGCAGGGCTCGGTGCCACACTTGAAGCTGTTCGTGACCAACTGCAACCAGGAGCCCGAAAAGTCGGTGCTGGACCCGAGCGAGGCGCTCGTGTGCACCCCGGAGCGGGGCCCTGTGCGCGTGTTCGGCTTCCGCGAGGGCGATCTGATCGAGCTGTTCGGCAAGATCCGAGGCGACGCCGGTCGCGAAGAGTCCGCGAAGTTCCTGGCTGCGAAGGCCAAGACCTGCGGCGAGCTCGCCGATCAGGACTTGAACATCCGCGACGTGAACGTGACCCTTGTGCAGGCGCGCTACTCCGTCGAGAAGCGGGACAAGGACAGCTGCCGGCTGAAGCGGATCTCGGCGACGACCAAGACCAAGGGCGACTTTCAGGCGAAGAGCAGGCCGACGGCCGCGCTTGCCAGCGCGCCGCCCGCATCCCCGCCCCCGCCGGCGCCCAGCCCGAGCAGCGAGCTCTCCGCGAGCCGGAGCTCGAGCTGTGGCTGCGACCTGGCAGCGTCGGCCTCGAACGGGCCGGGAGCCGCGGTGTTGCTGCTGTCACTCGGGCTCCTCCGCGCGGGAGGTCGCCGTCCAAACCGCGGCGCGCCCCCGCGATTGGAGCGCGCAAACATCACGTAGCGACACGTTCGTGACGACACGGTTTGTCGCTCATGCCGGGTCGCCCGCGCGAAGTGGTACGCTCGGGACGGGGGCCGCGGGAGGCTCCTCGGAGACTTCGCGCCGGTGGATTCCCTGTCGTCCCAGCAACCCGGGTCCGGCATCCGCGTCGTCGTGGTGGATGACGATCCGGTGTTCCTTCGGACGCTACACCGTGTTCTGAAGTTGCGCGGCTTCACCGTCCAAGGCTTCGGCAGCTTCGCCGAGGCGTCCAGCCGCGGTGACCTGATGGACTGCGACGCGATCCTGGCCGACGTCAACCTCGGCCAAGAGAACGGCATCGACACCTGCACCGCAGCGAGGCGCGACGGGTTCGCGGGGGCGATCCTGATGGTCAGCGGCCTCCGCGACATCGGCACCAGGGTCCGCTCCTTCGAGGAGGCACACGCCGACGACTACCTGATCAAGCCACTCGAGATCGAGGATCTGGTGGCGCGCATTCGCGCTGCCGTCCGTGCGCGGCGCGCGGGGCACGAGGATCGCGCGCGGTCGGGCGGGCCACCGGCCACGGAATTCGGCGCCTTCAGGCTCGATCCAGGCAGCGAGG contains:
- a CDS encoding response regulator transcription factor — encoded protein: MDSLSSQQPGSGIRVVVVDDDPVFLRTLHRVLKLRGFTVQGFGSFAEASSRGDLMDCDAILADVNLGQENGIDTCTAARRDGFAGAILMVSGLRDIGTRVRSFEEAHADDYLIKPLEIEDLVARIRAAVRARRAGHEDRARSGGPPATEFGAFRLDPGSEGVWAGRHLVRLAPLRYKLLALLVAQQGTPLPLARIAWLVQGGVRTSSATENLLWQLKEELGAGRDLYERTREGVALSPYPPSLAKHWTT